From the genome of Chanodichthys erythropterus isolate Z2021 chromosome 17, ASM2448905v1, whole genome shotgun sequence:
AACTGATTGGGTCACTGGGTGCTTTAAACTGCTCCTTGGAGATTGATGAAGTCAAAAACCATGACAACGGCCCGTATTGTTTCAGGGTGGAATTAGAGACATCTAAAATAGACAAGTACTCCTTTGTGGATAACTGTGTGAGAATTAATATGATTGGTAAGTGTGCTTTTGAGCTGTCAACAATTACAACACCTAAATAGGGTACAAAATAAGAAAGCAAACTAAAAAACGGAAAGAGtccaaattatgtttttgtgatttaataattattaaataagctcattttttattttatttactatttGAAATTAATGTTTTGTCATTCAAAATATGTGTATAGAGCAAGCATCAAAACCAGAGCTGCAGGCTGAGATGTCTGTGAAAGAGGGTGAACCCACAGTCTTCAAATGCTCTGTCCAGCACACCTGTCCATCCCATCAGCCCACACTCAGCTGGAGCCGCCCTGGAAATGTCATCATGAGCTATAAGGACATTGGTCATGGAAAATGGGAGGCAGAATCTCTCCTTACCTTCACTCCAACAAAAGAGGATGATCACAACTCTATCACATGCACTGTCAAGTACCACGGGAGTGTCCGGGGTGAAATGCAAGCCACACAGCCTATCTTTGTGAAAGGTATAACAATAAAACTCTTCTGTGTATATAATGTTATAAGTGATAATTTTAAGTaattaagtgattttttttatttatttttttttaaaccagaaCAAGCAACTCTCAACCACATCATTATACCAGCCATCTCTGGTCTTGGAGCTGCTCTTTTGGTTGGATTACTGTGTTTCTTCATTGTCAAGAGATACAAGTGAGTTTGCatatgattttaaaataaatatcaattAGTAATCTGACATTTGAGTATATAAGTCTTTATATTGAGTAAATTTAAAATTTGAGTAATTTCGTAATTTTATGTATAATTGGTTTCTTTTAAAACTCATAAAAATAAGGGAAACTGAAGATCAAACAAATTAAAAGTTCAAGTTCTATTGTAAAGTagtattttaacaaaaattcTCATATTAAGTGACATCAGAAgcagctttttatttttttattttaagcacTGAATAGTCCAAGgtgaaccaaaacattttttgtttttttccttttgcaCACACTTCTCTGTTCACTTTTCAATGGATCTTGAACTTTGAATTAGTTTGGTGTGtggtttctttctttctttctttctttctttctttctttctttctttctttctttctttctttctttctttctttctttttttttgatttttttatgttttgtaaacTGAAACTATGCACCCAAAAATATACTTCACGTACACATTGGTGCAGGATTTTTTCTTATTCTGTTAAAATACTGTACTTATACAGTGAGCATTTGAGAATGCATTATGACAATGTTACTCATGTATACTGACTTTCCAGCCAGAATGAATTAGATGTCTCCCTATTTAACACACTAAGAAGCTGATAGTTGAATCAAGTGTTTTAATTAGTGAGACATTTAAAGCATTCTGgtaggactggagttgagaaacaaTGTATTACAACATTCTGGTACCTTtcagttatattttattttaaatctctCAAATCTTTCACAGGAAGCGCATTGCAGATCTCCAATCCAGAAACGACAATGGGTGAGTAAACAGCAATTCTACCTGGGAACATTATAGTactgattttaaaatgtgtggCTTTGAGTCCATGTCTGAGTTAGTGTACTCTAAAAAGCTGATAAAACAAACTTTGacatatatacactgtaaaaaatgaccgtgattttaacagtaaaagactgtaaaaatgctgcggtgaaaaactgtcaattggtttacagaaagtttccgtactatatacggtgaataactgtaatagatcgaACGgtgcatttaatgtaattttacggtaaaa
Proteins encoded in this window:
- the LOC137005222 gene encoding sialic acid-binding Ig-like lectin 14 → MGARARVLLCWLQVVCAVVFGDVWKVKVESEMEALVSSCVVLPCSFKYPAEQQPSSRIKGMWQMKDKGEDFIYHNDPTKVVENFKSRTKLIGSLGALNCSLEIDEVKNHDNGPYCFRVELETSKIDKYSFVDNCVRINMIEQASKPELQAEMSVKEGEPTVFKCSVQHTCPSHQPTLSWSRPGNVIMSYKDIGHGKWEAESLLTFTPTKEDDHNSITCTVKYHGSVRGEMQATQPIFVKEQATLNHIIIPAISGLGAALLVGLLCFFIVKRYKKRIADLQSRNDNG